The following proteins come from a genomic window of Candidatus Palauibacter polyketidifaciens:
- a CDS encoding type II toxin-antitoxin system VapC family toxin — protein MNVVDSSAWLEYFADGPNAPEFAEPIAEIERLVVPSITLFEVFKRIRVQRDPGAALYAVAQMRRGRVVDLDGDLAVAAATLSAERGLPLAGSIILATSRQEDAVLWTQDADFEGMEGVEYRPHRTTGERSR, from the coding sequence GTGAACGTGGTCGATTCTTCGGCCTGGCTGGAGTACTTCGCCGATGGTCCGAACGCGCCGGAGTTCGCCGAGCCCATCGCCGAAATCGAACGTCTTGTCGTGCCGAGCATCACGTTGTTCGAGGTCTTCAAGCGAATCCGCGTCCAGCGAGACCCCGGCGCCGCGCTTTACGCCGTTGCGCAAATGCGGCGGGGGCGCGTGGTCGACCTCGACGGGGATCTCGCGGTCGCCGCGGCGACGTTGAGCGCTGAGCGGGGCTTGCCGCTCGCCGGCAGCATCATTCTCGCAACCTCCAGACAGGAGGACGCGGTCTTATGGACCCAGGACGCGGACTTCGAGGGGATGGAAGGGGTCGAGTACCGGCCGCATCGAACGACGGGAGAACGGAGCCGATGA
- a CDS encoding M14 family metallopeptidase: MIARNLSLTARWRTVVGSWIGAALIAGCATDSGGGGGDVPMPAEVIGFAPGEDYKLTNYDGIKAYFEALAASTDRMALEQIGESTRGEPLYLAAISAPSNLRRLERIKEITRTLAYARDPDEGYGSVLDEEEARALAREGVAIVWIDGGLHATEVAHGQLMPEMARHFVTDESPETRRVRENAIVLLMPNMNPDGLNIVADWYMSNVGGEFEMARVPELYHHYIGHDNNRDWYMLTQVETQAVTRQLYHNWFPQIVYNQHQSSPFPGRIWMPPFENPVNPHLDPLVVSSLNQMGHSMRRRFDEEGKPGVNSGIVFDLWWNGSMRGGPDYHNMLGFLTETAGAGYATPRCYDEDEIPDTFGARAGNLPAKTPSTNYNNPWLGGCWHLRDAMDYMMTAAKAVADMGAKLKEEYLFNHYLMGRRQIERGNAAEGGPFAYVLDPRASHDPGTVVEFMGLMSRSGIEFLRASEPFSVSGSEGDLGFPAGSYVIPPQAFRPYVVDLMEPKEYPDRRQYPGGPPEPPYDMTGYELRFQMGLVVVNVDEPFDMPPGEWGEVSSDIGEVRGEGAAGFAAHGNANSIYRGLSAPRGGPDEGGDEAPERLRTVEMLTTPNGEVPAGSYWLPDLSADEARTLAADHGLTLTGISSAPSAGAVAEARPPRVAIYRSWQAPMPEGWTRWVLDQYGFEWENVWDADVRGGDLSRFDVILLPSQASGGIANGNLPETMPEEYTGGLGEPGAAALRAFVEAGGWLVAVDQAVDYAIETFGLPFRNRARGLSSREFFIPGSVIRLDVDPSHPLGYGMDEAAMALFSRSQVLERTGGAAGGAGAAGNIGRISTPVCYAASDFLVSGWTLGGEEVLAGYPAAAQIGVGEGQVVLFAFRPHFRGQPRNTFKLLFNALAASTTEGLPASPGLTCL, from the coding sequence ATGATCGCCAGGAACCTCTCGCTGACCGCCAGGTGGCGCACGGTAGTCGGATCGTGGATCGGCGCCGCGTTGATCGCAGGGTGCGCGACGGACTCCGGCGGCGGCGGGGGCGACGTGCCGATGCCGGCGGAGGTCATCGGGTTCGCGCCCGGCGAGGACTACAAGCTCACGAACTACGACGGGATCAAGGCCTACTTCGAGGCGCTCGCGGCTTCCACCGACCGCATGGCGCTGGAGCAGATCGGCGAGAGCACCCGGGGCGAACCCCTCTACCTCGCGGCGATCTCAGCGCCATCGAATCTCCGGCGTCTGGAACGGATCAAGGAGATCACGCGGACGCTGGCCTATGCCCGCGACCCGGACGAAGGCTACGGATCCGTCCTCGACGAGGAGGAGGCGCGGGCGCTCGCGCGGGAAGGCGTCGCGATCGTGTGGATCGACGGCGGGCTGCACGCGACGGAGGTCGCCCACGGGCAGTTGATGCCGGAGATGGCACGCCACTTCGTGACGGACGAGTCCCCCGAGACCCGGCGTGTGCGGGAGAACGCGATCGTCCTCCTGATGCCGAATATGAATCCGGACGGTCTGAATATCGTCGCCGACTGGTATATGTCGAATGTGGGCGGCGAATTCGAGATGGCGCGCGTCCCGGAGCTTTATCATCACTATATCGGGCACGACAACAATCGCGACTGGTACATGCTGACGCAGGTCGAGACGCAGGCGGTGACGCGGCAGCTCTATCATAACTGGTTCCCGCAGATCGTCTATAATCAGCATCAGTCGAGCCCCTTCCCCGGGCGGATCTGGATGCCGCCCTTCGAGAACCCCGTGAACCCGCACCTCGATCCGCTCGTCGTGAGTTCCCTGAACCAGATGGGACACTCGATGCGGCGCCGCTTCGACGAGGAGGGGAAGCCGGGCGTCAACAGCGGCATCGTCTTCGACCTGTGGTGGAACGGTTCCATGAGAGGCGGACCCGACTATCACAACATGCTCGGGTTCCTGACGGAGACGGCGGGCGCGGGCTACGCGACGCCCCGCTGCTACGACGAGGACGAGATCCCGGACACGTTCGGAGCCCGCGCCGGGAACCTGCCCGCGAAGACGCCTTCTACGAACTACAACAACCCGTGGCTCGGCGGCTGCTGGCACCTGCGCGACGCCATGGACTACATGATGACCGCCGCGAAGGCCGTGGCGGACATGGGCGCGAAGCTCAAGGAGGAGTACCTCTTCAACCACTACCTCATGGGCCGGCGCCAGATCGAGCGCGGAAACGCGGCGGAGGGCGGCCCGTTCGCCTACGTGCTCGACCCGCGGGCCTCGCACGACCCGGGCACGGTCGTCGAGTTCATGGGTCTGATGTCGCGGTCCGGGATCGAGTTCCTGCGCGCGTCGGAACCGTTCTCCGTATCGGGATCGGAGGGAGACCTCGGCTTCCCCGCCGGATCGTACGTGATTCCGCCCCAGGCTTTCCGGCCGTACGTGGTGGACCTGATGGAGCCCAAGGAATACCCCGACCGGCGCCAGTACCCCGGCGGACCGCCGGAGCCGCCGTACGACATGACGGGGTACGAACTCCGCTTCCAGATGGGACTGGTGGTGGTGAACGTGGACGAACCGTTCGACATGCCGCCGGGCGAATGGGGTGAGGTCTCGTCCGACATCGGCGAGGTGCGCGGCGAGGGAGCGGCCGGGTTCGCCGCGCACGGCAACGCCAACTCGATCTATCGCGGGTTGTCCGCCCCGCGCGGTGGACCCGACGAAGGCGGGGACGAAGCTCCGGAGCGCCTCCGCACCGTGGAGATGCTCACGACCCCGAACGGCGAGGTGCCCGCCGGTTCGTACTGGCTGCCGGATCTGTCCGCCGATGAGGCGCGCACTCTCGCCGCCGACCACGGACTTACGCTCACCGGGATCTCCTCCGCACCCTCCGCCGGCGCCGTGGCCGAAGCCCGACCGCCGCGCGTCGCGATCTACCGTTCGTGGCAGGCCCCGATGCCCGAGGGCTGGACACGCTGGGTGCTGGACCAGTACGGCTTCGAGTGGGAGAACGTGTGGGACGCGGACGTGCGGGGCGGCGACCTGTCCCGCTTCGACGTCATCCTCCTCCCCTCGCAGGCCTCGGGCGGGATCGCGAACGGGAACCTGCCGGAGACCATGCCGGAGGAGTACACGGGCGGGCTCGGCGAACCGGGCGCCGCGGCTCTCCGCGCCTTCGTCGAGGCGGGGGGATGGCTCGTCGCCGTCGACCAGGCCGTGGACTACGCGATCGAGACCTTCGGCCTCCCCTTCCGGAACCGGGCGCGGGGGCTCTCCTCGCGGGAGTTCTTCATTCCGGGATCCGTGATCCGACTCGACGTCGACCCCTCGCACCCGCTCGGCTACGGGATGGACGAGGCGGCGATGGCTCTCTTTTCTCGCAGCCAGGTATTGGAGAGGACGGGCGGCGCGGCGGGGGGCGCCGGCGCTGCGGGCAACATTGGCCGGATATCGACCCCGGTGTGCTACGCCGCCTCGGATTTCCTCGTGAGCGGATGGACGCTGGGCGGCGAGGAGGTGCTCGCCGGCTACCCGGCCGCCGCGCAGATCGGCGTCGGCGAGGGGCAGGTCGTGCTGTTCGCGTTCCGCCCGCACTTCCGCGGGCAGCCGCGCAACACGTTCAAGCTCCTCTTCAACGCGCTCGCGGCCTCCACCACGGAGGGACTCCCCGCCAGCCCCGGCCTGACCTGCCTCTAA
- a CDS encoding AbrB/MazE/SpoVT family DNA-binding domain-containing protein: MTIVTISSRYQVVIPRDVRERLGLKPGQKVQALPFKGRVELIPLEPIEAARGFVRGIDTTVPRERDRT, encoded by the coding sequence ATGACGATTGTCACGATTTCTTCTCGCTATCAGGTTGTGATCCCCAGAGATGTGCGCGAGCGCCTCGGGTTGAAGCCCGGCCAAAAGGTGCAGGCGCTGCCCTTCAAGGGACGCGTGGAATTGATTCCGCTCGAACCCATCGAGGCAGCTCGAGGCTTCGTCCGGGGCATCGATACGACCGTCCCGCGCGAGAGAGACCGTACGTGA
- a CDS encoding hydantoinase B/oxoprolinase family protein, with translation MSGRTTSESGVGSAAEARLAIDIGGTFTDVALETAGRLVTTKVLTTAAAPERGVLEGVHKVLGLADVPPTAVRLVIHGTTLATNAVIERRGARTALIVTAGHRDALEMAHENRFEQYDIGVDRPAPLVPRRLRLPVEERVDHRGRVLIPLEEDSVRALLPTLEAEGVESVAVGLIHGYANPAHERRIGEILDEWRPGLAVTLASNVCPEVREYERQSTACANAYVQPLMARYLTGLADSLRESGLACPFLLMTSGGGLTTLETAVAAPVRLVESGPAGGAILASHLARELELGDVLSFDMGGTTAKLCVIDGGQPLHSRTFEVARSYRFKQGSGLPVRIPVIEMVEIGAGGGSIAGVDDLERIQVGPASAGSEPGPAAYGRGGDEPTVTDADVVLGRIDPEFFAGGSIPLDRGRSEAAITTRVGDELGLDAKLAALGISEMVDENMSNAARTHAVEWGKGVAGRTLIAFGGSAPIHAARLADKLEVDRFLVPADAGVGSAVGFLLAPISYEVVRSRYMRLSGFDPAVVRAVFDEMRDEAEAVVSRGAPGAAMTGKARAYMRYVGQGHEIGVDLPEDLEDAAALREAFDRGYETVYGRTIPGLDIEVLSWTLVVSAPATRAADVPAGTSGGGQGGQAAAEKPEPERWTELWDGPGGESSAAAVHTRAGLAGGARVEGPALIAEDQTTTVVPEGWEARVAAGGHLLVERRAAEAADAVAGAMSTGATAAGGTAAGTGAPTGIAALEGQIMWSRLLSVVEEQARTLVRTAFSTPVREAGDLSAGVFDLSGRMLAQAVTGTPGHVNAMAASVGFFLRDFPVETLGEDDVLITNDPWEGTGHLNDFTVVTPTFLDGRPVALFAATSHIADVGGRGFGADANQVFEEGIRLPIGYLIRGGRVDETLMRLVRANVRDPDVAQGDLYSLAACNRTGCERLVAMMTEFGIDSLEPLAETIISTSRQAMRERIGALRPGTYRNRMRIDGYDEDLDLVCALTVLPDGTITIDWDGTSPMSSRGINVPVTYTRAYSSFGVRCIVGSEVPNNAGSLAAIDVSAPPGSLLNAPPPAAVSARHAIGQMLPDVVLGCLEQALEPGAVPAEGASCLWNPVIMAGPGLTGTHAYGGEAFVVNPFHAGGTGARPGKDGLSATAFPSGVRSTPIEITETVAPLIFWRKEYLPDSGGPGEFRGGLGQVMEISHASDEAFAVSKMFERVRNPARGRDGGSDGAAGRVHVPDVGEFRPKGREVVPPGRRIVLETPGGGGLGDPARRPRDRVREDVLDGYVSADEATRAYGAP, from the coding sequence GTGAGCGGCAGGACGACAAGCGAGTCGGGCGTCGGATCCGCAGCTGAAGCCCGGCTCGCCATAGACATCGGCGGCACCTTCACGGATGTCGCGCTGGAGACCGCCGGGCGCCTGGTCACGACGAAAGTGCTTACGACCGCCGCCGCGCCCGAGCGTGGCGTCCTCGAGGGCGTGCACAAGGTGCTGGGGCTCGCGGACGTCCCACCCACCGCCGTCCGGCTCGTCATCCACGGCACGACGCTGGCCACGAACGCGGTCATCGAGCGGCGGGGCGCGCGCACGGCGCTCATCGTCACGGCGGGGCACCGCGACGCGCTGGAGATGGCGCACGAAAACCGCTTCGAGCAGTACGACATCGGGGTCGACCGCCCTGCCCCGCTCGTCCCCCGCCGGCTTCGGCTTCCGGTGGAGGAGCGGGTCGACCACCGCGGCCGCGTCCTCATCCCGCTGGAGGAGGATTCGGTGCGCGCGCTGCTCCCGACGCTCGAGGCGGAGGGCGTGGAGTCCGTCGCGGTGGGGCTCATCCACGGCTACGCGAACCCTGCGCACGAGCGCCGGATCGGCGAGATCCTCGACGAGTGGCGGCCGGGGCTGGCGGTGACGCTCGCCTCGAACGTGTGTCCCGAAGTCCGGGAGTACGAGAGACAGTCCACGGCGTGCGCGAATGCCTACGTCCAGCCGCTCATGGCCCGCTACCTGACGGGGCTCGCGGATTCGCTGCGCGAGTCCGGGCTCGCCTGTCCCTTCCTCCTCATGACTTCGGGCGGGGGCCTCACGACGCTGGAGACTGCGGTCGCCGCGCCCGTCCGCCTCGTCGAGTCCGGGCCCGCCGGGGGCGCGATCCTCGCCAGCCACCTCGCGCGCGAGCTGGAACTGGGGGACGTCCTCTCCTTCGACATGGGCGGGACGACGGCGAAGCTGTGCGTCATCGACGGCGGGCAGCCGCTCCATTCCCGCACGTTCGAGGTCGCGCGCAGCTACCGCTTCAAGCAGGGGAGTGGACTGCCGGTGCGGATTCCCGTCATCGAGATGGTGGAGATCGGAGCCGGGGGCGGGTCGATCGCCGGAGTGGACGACCTGGAGCGGATCCAGGTGGGGCCCGCGAGCGCCGGGTCGGAGCCGGGGCCGGCGGCGTACGGACGGGGCGGAGACGAACCCACGGTGACCGACGCGGACGTCGTCCTGGGACGGATCGACCCGGAGTTCTTCGCGGGAGGCTCGATTCCCCTCGACAGAGGGCGGTCCGAAGCCGCGATCACGACTCGCGTAGGCGACGAACTGGGGCTCGACGCGAAGCTCGCCGCGCTCGGCATCAGCGAGATGGTGGACGAGAACATGTCCAACGCGGCGCGCACGCACGCCGTCGAGTGGGGGAAGGGCGTGGCCGGACGCACGCTCATCGCCTTCGGCGGCTCCGCCCCGATCCACGCCGCGCGACTCGCCGACAAGCTGGAGGTGGACCGCTTTCTGGTGCCCGCCGACGCGGGAGTGGGGTCGGCGGTGGGCTTCCTCCTCGCGCCGATCTCCTACGAGGTCGTGCGCAGCCGCTACATGCGCCTGTCCGGGTTCGACCCCGCCGTCGTCCGCGCCGTGTTCGATGAGATGAGAGACGAGGCGGAAGCGGTGGTGTCGCGCGGAGCGCCGGGCGCGGCCATGACCGGGAAGGCGCGCGCCTACATGCGCTACGTCGGCCAGGGCCACGAGATCGGCGTCGACCTCCCGGAGGACCTCGAGGACGCGGCGGCCCTGCGCGAAGCGTTCGACCGCGGCTACGAGACGGTGTACGGACGCACGATCCCCGGACTGGACATCGAAGTCCTGAGCTGGACGCTCGTCGTGTCGGCGCCCGCGACGCGTGCCGCGGACGTTCCCGCGGGAACGTCTGGCGGGGGGCAAGGGGGGCAGGCCGCCGCGGAGAAACCGGAGCCCGAGCGCTGGACCGAACTTTGGGACGGCCCCGGCGGAGAGTCCTCGGCGGCGGCCGTCCACACCCGCGCGGGGCTGGCCGGAGGTGCCCGTGTCGAGGGTCCGGCGCTGATCGCCGAGGACCAGACGACGACGGTCGTCCCCGAGGGCTGGGAGGCGCGGGTCGCGGCCGGCGGCCACCTCCTCGTCGAGCGGCGCGCGGCGGAAGCGGCCGACGCCGTGGCGGGCGCCATGTCGACAGGCGCCACCGCGGCGGGCGGCACTGCGGCGGGCACCGGCGCGCCAACCGGGATCGCCGCCCTCGAAGGGCAGATCATGTGGAGCCGGCTGCTGTCCGTGGTCGAGGAGCAGGCCCGGACGCTCGTCCGCACCGCCTTCTCGACGCCCGTGCGCGAGGCGGGCGATCTCTCCGCCGGCGTGTTCGACCTCTCCGGACGCATGCTCGCGCAGGCCGTCACGGGCACGCCCGGCCACGTCAACGCCATGGCCGCCTCCGTCGGGTTCTTCCTCCGGGACTTCCCCGTGGAGACGCTGGGCGAGGACGATGTCCTCATCACGAACGATCCATGGGAAGGCACGGGACACCTCAACGACTTCACCGTCGTCACGCCGACCTTCCTGGACGGGCGCCCCGTGGCGCTGTTCGCGGCCACGAGCCACATCGCCGATGTCGGCGGACGCGGCTTCGGGGCGGACGCGAACCAGGTGTTCGAGGAGGGGATCCGCCTTCCCATCGGATACCTGATCCGCGGCGGACGGGTGGACGAGACGCTCATGCGGCTGGTACGGGCGAACGTGCGGGATCCGGATGTCGCCCAGGGCGACCTCTACTCGCTGGCCGCCTGCAACCGCACGGGGTGCGAGCGCCTGGTCGCGATGATGACGGAGTTCGGGATCGATTCCCTCGAGCCGCTGGCGGAGACGATCATCTCCACTTCCAGGCAGGCGATGCGGGAGCGGATCGGGGCGCTCCGCCCGGGCACGTACCGGAACCGGATGAGGATCGACGGCTACGACGAGGACCTCGACCTCGTCTGCGCCCTCACGGTCCTGCCCGATGGGACGATCACGATCGACTGGGACGGCACCTCGCCGATGTCGTCGCGCGGCATCAACGTCCCCGTGACCTATACGCGCGCCTACAGTTCGTTCGGCGTGCGCTGCATCGTCGGCTCCGAGGTCCCGAACAACGCGGGGTCGCTGGCGGCGATCGACGTCTCCGCCCCGCCCGGCTCGCTGCTCAACGCGCCCCCTCCCGCCGCCGTTTCCGCGCGCCACGCGATCGGACAGATGCTGCCGGATGTCGTCCTCGGCTGCCTCGAACAGGCGCTGGAGCCCGGAGCCGTCCCCGCGGAAGGCGCGTCCTGCCTCTGGAACCCCGTCATCATGGCAGGGCCCGGACTGACCGGTACCCACGCGTACGGCGGAGAGGCGTTCGTCGTGAACCCCTTCCACGCCGGCGGCACCGGCGCCCGCCCCGGCAAGGACGGCCTGTCGGCGACCGCCTTCCCCTCCGGCGTCCGCAGCACGCCGATCGAGATCACCGAGACGGTCGCCCCGCTCATCTTCTGGCGGAAGGAGTATCTCCCCGACTCCGGCGGTCCCGGCGAGTTCCGGGGCGGTCTCGGTCAGGTGATGGAGATCTCGCACGCGTCGGACGAGGCGTTCGCCGTCTCGAAGATGTTCGAACGGGTCCGCAATCCGGCGCGGGGACGCGACGGGGGCAGCGACGGGGCGGCGGGGCGCGTCCACGTGCCGGACGTCGGCGAGTTCCGGCCCAAGGGCCGCGAGGTCGTGCCGCCCGGCCGACGCATCGTGCTCGAAACGCCGGGGGGAGGCGGCCTCGGCGACCCGGCACGGCGCCCGCGCGACCGGGTACGGGAGGATGTCCTCGACGGCTACGTCTCCGCCGACGAGGCGACCCGCGCGTATGGAGCACCGTGA
- a CDS encoding leishmanolysin-related zinc metalloendopeptidase, producing the protein MKIWKRRPVAGRLRGDLIVDTTRSKWTLACAAAAIAGCGGGSTDPDPGPEPAPTPVATIVPGSPEAYEGLDAIVSVRLDPAPPSPLTLRYTLTADEDPGTADADADDYEAGGSASVAAGTSVVEVRIPIRDDADIEPAREIFLFTLDPPAADAGYVLGAMTSIPVAISEGVCDRTPEIRDALVVRSRATSCQEVTISHLGITTLNLAGFEIPTLRRGDLSGLYNLRNLDLSGVAFTEFPTGVFADLTSLETLRLRNNGFDLLPEGAFEGLSNLVTLDLGGNRLAALPAAVFRDLPALKVLELLGNAFTALTPGSFAELPKLERLNLSDNRFETLPDGAFTGLSSLLWLYLGNGRIAELNGNTFSGLPGLESLLLQDTGLETLPEGVFAGLPSLRELRLDRNALESVPEGVFSELTRLEALRLYGNRLATLPPEPFAGLTDLRVLRLEGNRLEELPERVFVGLSSLDTLLLAVNPGAPFALALELERTDNPDPSAAGPARIALTVAGGAAFAMTVPLVARGGTLSSESAVLGAGSERSAEVTVTATEGGQTEVQVVAGPAPAVPGWVTGVEIGLGDPLILFGEGVNAPPVPEREVARQRMQADGHPTVLAAAGYFRDPEGADLRFSAATADAAVAAVTVAGDVVTLTPVTAGSTTVTLTAADPPGATAELSFPVIVREAAARPFDIDVILVDAVTDSQAEAFEDAVDFWSAILADTELSDVPLGQDVVPGCWDITTDQRIGTVDDLVIVASVREIDGEDGVLARAGPCVIRAGSRLPSVGALELDAADLARLEEEGNLKDVEEVILHEIGHVLGIGTVWIHHGLLRNPSIHNSGADTHFTGPLAIAAFDERGGANYDDGEKVPVENTSGPGAADSHWRESVLGHELLTPFQAAGERDLLSLITVQSLADLGYSVKVGLAEIYRIPGSTGGARATPARMIPYGDDILRGPISVVDPDGRVVRIIPR; encoded by the coding sequence GTGAAGATCTGGAAGAGGCGACCCGTTGCGGGGCGTCTGCGGGGTGACCTGATCGTGGACACGACACGGAGCAAGTGGACGCTGGCGTGCGCCGCGGCGGCGATCGCCGGCTGCGGCGGCGGCAGCACGGACCCGGATCCGGGGCCCGAACCCGCACCGACGCCCGTGGCGACCATCGTGCCGGGGTCGCCGGAAGCGTACGAGGGCCTCGATGCCATCGTGTCGGTCCGGCTCGATCCCGCTCCGCCATCTCCCCTCACGCTCCGATACACGCTGACCGCCGATGAAGACCCGGGAACGGCGGACGCGGACGCGGACGACTACGAGGCCGGTGGCTCCGCCTCCGTTGCCGCCGGCACGAGCGTCGTCGAAGTCCGGATCCCGATCCGCGACGATGCGGACATCGAGCCGGCGCGTGAAATCTTCCTCTTCACGCTGGACCCGCCGGCGGCGGACGCGGGGTACGTCCTCGGGGCGATGACCTCGATCCCGGTGGCGATCAGCGAAGGAGTCTGCGACCGCACGCCGGAGATTCGGGACGCCCTGGTCGTGCGCTCCCGAGCGACGAGTTGCCAGGAGGTCACGATCTCCCACCTGGGGATCACGACCCTGAACCTCGCCGGTTTCGAGATCCCGACTCTGCGGAGGGGCGACCTTTCCGGACTCTACAACCTGAGGAACCTCGACCTCTCCGGCGTGGCGTTCACCGAGTTCCCGACGGGCGTCTTCGCGGATCTCACGAGCCTCGAGACGCTGCGCCTGCGGAACAACGGCTTCGACCTGCTGCCGGAGGGCGCCTTCGAGGGACTCTCGAACCTCGTGACGCTCGACCTCGGCGGGAACAGGCTGGCGGCTCTGCCGGCGGCAGTCTTCCGGGATCTCCCGGCGTTGAAGGTGCTCGAACTGTTGGGGAACGCGTTCACCGCGCTGACGCCCGGCTCCTTCGCGGAGCTTCCGAAGCTCGAACGCCTGAACCTGAGCGACAACCGTTTCGAGACACTGCCGGACGGGGCGTTCACCGGGCTTTCGTCGCTGCTGTGGCTGTACCTGGGTAACGGCCGGATAGCGGAGTTGAACGGGAACACCTTCTCCGGCCTCCCCGGGCTCGAGAGTCTGCTGCTGCAGGACACCGGGTTGGAGACGCTGCCGGAGGGCGTCTTCGCGGGACTCCCCAGCCTCCGCGAGCTGCGGCTGGACCGGAACGCGCTGGAGTCGGTGCCCGAGGGGGTGTTCTCGGAGCTTACGCGGCTGGAGGCGCTGCGCCTGTACGGCAACCGGCTCGCGACGCTCCCCCCGGAACCGTTCGCGGGGCTCACGGATCTCCGCGTCCTGCGGCTGGAAGGGAACCGGCTGGAGGAGCTGCCTGAGCGGGTCTTCGTCGGGCTGTCCAGCCTTGATACGCTGCTGCTGGCAGTGAATCCGGGAGCCCCGTTCGCGCTCGCACTCGAACTCGAGCGGACCGACAACCCGGACCCCTCCGCCGCGGGTCCCGCCCGGATCGCGCTCACCGTGGCCGGGGGGGCGGCGTTCGCCATGACGGTTCCCCTTGTCGCCCGGGGTGGCACGCTCTCGTCGGAGTCGGCGGTCCTCGGAGCGGGCAGCGAGCGGAGCGCGGAGGTGACCGTGACCGCGACGGAGGGCGGCCAGACCGAGGTGCAGGTCGTGGCGGGCCCGGCGCCCGCAGTACCGGGATGGGTGACGGGAGTCGAGATCGGACTGGGGGACCCGCTCATCCTCTTCGGGGAGGGCGTGAACGCGCCGCCGGTGCCGGAGCGGGAGGTCGCGCGCCAGCGGATGCAGGCGGACGGCCACCCGACCGTGCTTGCAGCGGCCGGGTATTTCCGCGATCCGGAAGGGGCCGATCTGCGCTTCTCGGCCGCCACCGCCGACGCCGCGGTGGCCGCGGTGACGGTCGCGGGCGATGTCGTGACGCTGACGCCCGTCACCGCGGGCTCCACGACGGTGACCCTGACGGCTGCCGACCCGCCGGGCGCTACTGCCGAGCTCTCCTTCCCCGTCATCGTGCGGGAAGCGGCCGCGCGACCCTTCGACATCGACGTGATCCTGGTGGACGCGGTGACGGACTCGCAGGCGGAGGCCTTCGAGGACGCGGTGGACTTCTGGTCGGCCATACTGGCGGACACCGAACTCTCCGATGTCCCTCTCGGCCAGGATGTGGTGCCCGGGTGCTGGGACATCACGACGGATCAGCGCATCGGCACCGTCGACGACCTCGTCATCGTGGCGTCCGTCCGGGAGATCGACGGCGAGGACGGCGTCCTGGCCCGGGCCGGCCCCTGCGTCATCCGCGCCGGGTCCCGTCTGCCCTCCGTCGGCGCCCTCGAGCTGGACGCGGCAGACCTCGCGCGGCTCGAGGAGGAGGGGAACCTCAAGGACGTGGAAGAGGTGATCCTGCACGAGATCGGCCACGTGCTGGGGATCGGGACGGTGTGGATCCACCACGGTCTGCTGCGGAACCCGTCCATCCACAACTCGGGCGCGGACACGCATTTCACGGGCCCCCTGGCCATCGCCGCGTTCGACGAGCGGGGCGGGGCGAACTACGACGACGGCGAGAAGGTGCCGGTCGAGAACACGTCGGGACCCGGGGCGGCGGACTCCCACTGGCGGGAATCCGTACTCGGACACGAGCTGCTCACGCCGTTCCAGGCGGCGGGCGAACGCGACCTCCTCAGCCTGATCACTGTGCAGTCGCTGGCGGATCTCGGTTATTCGGTCAAGGTCGGGCTCGCCGAGATCTACCGGATTCCCGGATCCACGGGCGGCGCCCGCGCCACACCGGCACGCATGATCCCCTACGGCGACGACATCCTCCGGGGCCCCATCAGCGTCGTCGACCCCGACGGCCGCGTCGTCCGAATCATCCCGCGCTGA